Proteins co-encoded in one Gracilimonas sediminicola genomic window:
- a CDS encoding tRNA-queuosine alpha-mannosyltransferase domain-containing protein translates to MTICMNILAVEPFYSGSHKAFLKGLEKHSRHNIIPIKLNYKGWKWRMHGDSVSLAEMTKKVDEDIDLLLTSSMTNLPAFMALTNPRFAHTPVIMYMHDNQFTRPIPEGESRDLTYCYINYLSMLVADKLLFSSQFHLDDLLEALPKFLDKFQDTNQYNTVERIAKKSIVMHPGLDLSSFDKQPDTRNQNENPVIVWNQRWQFDRNPAMFFRVLNRLNDIDLKFDLILAGDTQHEKPEEFEKAWQRFGQQITHFGYVDDKENYSKLLHSGDIVVSTASYEFFCVAIMEAIYCGCHPLVPNSLHYPELIPQSLHDPLLHAPVLYETEDDLFHHLKDLLTGKTKSLPKNSLQNINSHLDWKKRIKDFDRLFDDAVG, encoded by the coding sequence ATGACTATTTGCATGAATATTCTGGCGGTAGAACCATTTTACAGCGGCTCGCACAAGGCTTTTTTAAAAGGACTGGAAAAGCATTCCCGCCATAATATTATCCCCATTAAGCTTAATTATAAGGGATGGAAATGGCGGATGCACGGTGATTCGGTTTCACTGGCTGAGATGACCAAGAAGGTGGATGAGGATATCGATCTGTTGCTTACCAGCAGCATGACTAATTTACCAGCGTTCATGGCGCTGACTAATCCCCGGTTTGCTCACACACCGGTCATTATGTATATGCACGATAACCAGTTTACCCGTCCCATTCCGGAAGGTGAGAGCCGGGATTTGACCTACTGCTACATCAACTACTTAAGTATGTTGGTGGCTGATAAGCTACTGTTCTCTTCTCAGTTTCACCTGGATGATTTGCTGGAAGCCCTGCCTAAGTTTTTGGATAAGTTTCAGGATACCAATCAATACAATACCGTTGAACGTATTGCCAAGAAGAGTATCGTCATGCACCCGGGGTTGGATCTTTCCAGTTTTGACAAGCAGCCGGATACCCGAAATCAGAATGAAAACCCGGTGATTGTCTGGAACCAGCGCTGGCAGTTTGACCGGAATCCCGCCATGTTCTTCAGAGTGCTGAATCGGCTGAATGATATTGATCTGAAATTCGACCTGATTTTAGCAGGGGATACTCAACACGAAAAGCCCGAAGAGTTTGAAAAAGCCTGGCAGCGGTTCGGGCAGCAGATCACCCATTTTGGCTATGTGGATGATAAGGAGAACTACAGCAAGCTGCTCCATTCCGGTGATATTGTAGTTTCTACAGCCAGTTATGAGTTTTTCTGTGTGGCCATCATGGAAGCCATTTATTGTGGCTGCCATCCGCTGGTACCCAATTCGTTGCACTACCCGGAACTGATTCCCCAAAGCTTGCACGACCCGCTTTTACATGCCCCGGTTTTATATGAAACGGAAGACGATCTCTTTCATCACCTAAAAGATTTGCTAACCGGTAAAACTAAATCGCTGCCTAAAAACTCTCTTCAGAATATTAATAGTCATCTGGACTGGAAGAAGCGGATCAAAGATTTTGACCGGCTTTTTGATGATGCTGTTGGATAG
- the dnaB gene encoding replicative DNA helicase, which translates to MAKKNGSYGNNYKNDDKVLEQGGRVPPQAVEVEEAVLGAMLIEHGAATIALQMLKPTDFYKTANRHIFETLSNLYERDNPLDLLTVETELKDNNLLDACGGPTYLSDLTRSVSSSANIEYHAQIIIEKAIKRNLILASNDVIKDAYDTTSDAYDVLDTAEQRIFDLSNQKSRSSAVPVEKLLKDTLSYLEDLRGKDYGITGVPSGLAVDDMTAGWQKGDLVIIAARPSMGKTAFVLTAARNAAMHPDENLRTPIALFSLEMSNQSLVQRLLTMEARVRADEARKGTLKDEDFRKLIDAASRLFSAEIFIDDTPGISLMELRTKCRRLKSEKGIGLIVIDYLQLMQSNAKDIGSREQEIASISRGLKGLAKELDVPVIALSQLSRAVEQRGGDKRPQLSDLRESGSIEQDADIVMFLYRPEYYGITTTAEGQSTAGIAEVIIGKQRNGPVGSKMMYFVKDYARFENLTSAENNDPFLGDGGGNNGGGNDAPPMPHSPAPDEDAPF; encoded by the coding sequence ATGGCAAAAAAGAACGGATCTTACGGCAACAATTATAAGAATGATGATAAAGTTCTGGAACAAGGCGGGCGTGTTCCTCCCCAGGCCGTAGAAGTTGAAGAAGCCGTATTAGGTGCCATGCTGATTGAACACGGAGCGGCTACCATTGCTCTCCAAATGTTAAAGCCCACCGATTTCTACAAAACCGCCAACCGCCATATTTTTGAAACGCTATCTAATCTGTATGAGCGGGACAATCCGCTGGATCTGCTCACGGTAGAGACCGAGCTCAAAGACAACAACCTGCTGGATGCTTGTGGCGGGCCAACCTATTTATCTGACCTTACCCGCTCTGTGAGTTCTTCGGCTAACATCGAGTATCATGCTCAGATCATTATTGAGAAAGCCATCAAGCGGAACCTGATTCTGGCAAGTAACGATGTCATCAAAGATGCCTACGACACCACCAGCGATGCATACGATGTGCTGGATACCGCCGAGCAGCGTATTTTTGACCTTTCCAACCAAAAAAGCCGAAGTTCTGCCGTTCCGGTTGAAAAGCTTTTGAAGGATACTCTCTCCTACCTGGAAGACCTTCGTGGTAAAGATTATGGAATTACGGGGGTACCTTCCGGACTTGCCGTTGATGACATGACCGCCGGCTGGCAAAAAGGAGACCTGGTTATTATTGCAGCCCGACCTTCGATGGGTAAAACCGCTTTTGTATTGACTGCTGCCCGAAATGCGGCTATGCATCCAGATGAAAACCTCCGAACCCCGATTGCTCTTTTCAGTTTGGAGATGTCTAATCAGTCGTTGGTTCAGCGTTTATTAACTATGGAAGCCCGTGTTCGTGCTGATGAAGCCCGAAAAGGTACCCTTAAGGATGAAGACTTCCGTAAGCTGATTGATGCAGCCAGTCGCCTGTTCAGTGCAGAAATTTTTATCGATGACACTCCCGGTATCAGTTTGATGGAATTGAGAACCAAATGCCGACGACTGAAAAGTGAAAAAGGCATCGGACTCATTGTAATTGATTACCTCCAGCTGATGCAGTCGAACGCCAAAGACATCGGAAGTCGTGAGCAGGAAATTGCCTCAATTTCCCGTGGGCTAAAAGGACTTGCCAAAGAGCTGGATGTCCCTGTAATTGCCCTTTCTCAGCTCTCACGTGCGGTTGAGCAACGTGGTGGAGATAAACGTCCACAGCTATCTGACCTTCGTGAGTCAGGTTCTATTGAGCAGGATGCCGATATTGTTATGTTCCTCTACCGTCCAGAATATTATGGTATCACAACCACCGCCGAAGGACAATCGACTGCCGGAATTGCCGAGGTTATTATCGGGAAGCAGCGTAACGGACCGGTTGGCAGCAAGATGATGTACTTTGTGAAAGATTATGCCCGATTTGAAAATCTTACCTCAGCTGAGAATAACGATCCTTTTCTTGGTGATGGTGGAGGTAATAATGGCGGCGGAAATGACGCCCCTCCCATGCCACACAGCCCCGCCCCTGACGAAGACGCCCCATTTTAA
- a CDS encoding GNAT family N-acetyltransferase, whose product MIPTLKTERLILRSFTESDLDNVFKGLSNPDIIKYYGISFETRDSAREQMKWFADHEKNETGAWWAICLKGSGKFIGAGGLNDIEQDHKKAELGFWLLPEFWGNGFMGEAIPAILKHGFEELNLHRIEGFVESQNTNCKKALDKLDFTFEGTMRNAEIKNEHFIDIDIYSKLSTD is encoded by the coding sequence ATGATTCCCACCCTTAAAACCGAACGGCTAATTCTCCGCTCCTTTACCGAAAGCGACCTCGATAATGTGTTTAAAGGTCTATCCAACCCGGACATCATTAAGTATTATGGCATCAGTTTTGAAACCAGGGATTCAGCCAGAGAGCAAATGAAATGGTTTGCTGATCACGAGAAAAATGAAACCGGTGCATGGTGGGCTATTTGCTTGAAGGGTTCAGGAAAGTTTATTGGCGCGGGAGGTCTAAATGATATTGAACAGGATCATAAAAAGGCTGAACTCGGATTTTGGCTGCTTCCTGAATTTTGGGGAAACGGTTTTATGGGTGAAGCCATCCCGGCCATCCTGAAACATGGGTTTGAAGAATTGAACCTCCACCGCATTGAAGGATTTGTTGAGAGCCAGAACACCAACTGCAAAAAAGCACTCGATAAACTCGACTTCACCTTCGAAGGAACCATGCGAAATGCAGAGATAAAGAACGAGCACTTTATCGACATTGACATCTACTCAAAATTGAGTACCGATTAA
- a CDS encoding sensor histidine kinase, whose product MIFGPVNLSAQFYPAKTYSIVDGLPSNAIYDVVQADNSVMWFVTSKGVTTYDAHEWRVFPDSLQLPTYLSSKIVKSSDGCIWIAGKNDTEYVIKLYDDQKWGAIPFPEAWRETQSAFSFEVITTGDQHRIVLAGMREVHLYSTETKQWKQLQFPGEISPAINSTVNIEDRVYINTRKGQYAIENGEIVRSEYAPYFHEFQDVLTVTKKDSILYVLGFDWLAKIEDDSFKLLSDDLGIKVRSTYNRHSLVIDQRNRIFFSSNSRVMQFNRQTGKTIPLEVNGRTNNIFSNKLYLDKEQNIWSVDNRGLFKFNILNFKSYNRDSGLAENEVSAIFEASDGTLYIANPSHLHVLEDGQISRQYALKPNQERPTRLLQITEHDDGSLYLAAGAAGLYQLKAGALSPVFESQSPQFVTGVQNFDGQIYFSDTEFIYRIEEDGNFSKLNEEPFQYIRNIVELDEGKLAFLSARDGLYLYEDEDEDITNYGSGLINYNNIYDAVYWQDRLLLGTSAGLATLDRDQITPFQISNFDDVVFSLLVDRNDQLWIGTFNGVFKWDGQTLEQFSVAQGLTGNEINRNALIQDKEGDIWIGTELGVSAYDEDEDMSAEKDPDLYFTSISTEDDRELTLATSPELAATQNTLTFRFKGISFLYNDRIFYRYRLSGLENDWNFSNNFSNPGATYRNLDSGIYTFEVQARNEISDWSESREFTFSIAKPFYSTWWFFGLAVVLFVVIIYTALHLRYLYLITKQKKLKEMVDERTKSITEKNEQIKSKNEELIQVNKELHEKTDSLNSALKKLETAQVKLVQKEKMAALGVLTAGVAHEINNPVNYIKSASEIINQMIEEEDDKLVIKEKEVFEEVFNTIEIGVGRIVSIVRSLGSFSRTNETDKGDCDINGIIDECLLILKNEYKGRVEIVKDYSRDAVTIQGNEGKLYQLFTNLIMNAIQAIEGEGSVFLKTRTKDQIVYIEVKDTGKGFDDSVKDKLFDPFFTTKDPGKGTGLGLSIAYNIVEEHDGEIHYDSAPGAGTTVTVKFPEKQEQ is encoded by the coding sequence ATGATATTTGGGCCCGTCAACCTGTCGGCCCAATTCTACCCGGCAAAAACATATTCCATTGTAGATGGGTTACCCTCCAATGCCATCTATGATGTAGTTCAGGCAGATAATAGCGTTATGTGGTTTGTTACATCCAAAGGCGTTACAACCTATGATGCTCACGAATGGCGGGTATTCCCGGACAGTTTACAGCTGCCCACTTACCTAAGTTCCAAAATTGTTAAAAGCAGTGATGGATGTATCTGGATTGCTGGTAAAAATGATACCGAGTATGTCATTAAGCTTTATGATGACCAGAAGTGGGGTGCCATTCCGTTCCCCGAAGCCTGGCGAGAAACACAGTCTGCTTTTTCTTTTGAAGTTATAACAACCGGAGATCAACATAGAATTGTATTGGCCGGCATGCGAGAGGTGCATCTATACTCTACCGAAACCAAACAGTGGAAGCAGCTTCAATTTCCCGGAGAGATTAGTCCTGCAATCAATTCTACGGTTAATATCGAAGACCGTGTCTATATAAACACTCGGAAAGGACAATATGCTATAGAAAATGGGGAGATTGTCAGAAGTGAATACGCACCTTATTTCCATGAATTTCAGGATGTACTCACAGTTACAAAGAAAGACAGCATCCTGTATGTATTAGGGTTCGATTGGCTGGCAAAAATTGAGGATGACAGTTTTAAGCTGCTTTCAGACGACTTGGGTATAAAAGTTCGCTCTACCTATAACCGTCATTCTTTGGTGATTGATCAACGCAACCGAATTTTCTTTAGCAGTAATTCACGGGTTATGCAGTTTAACAGACAGACGGGTAAAACCATACCGCTGGAAGTGAATGGGCGCACCAATAATATCTTTTCCAACAAACTGTACCTGGATAAAGAGCAAAATATTTGGTCGGTTGACAACCGGGGTTTGTTCAAGTTTAATATCCTGAACTTTAAGAGTTACAACAGGGATTCCGGACTTGCTGAAAATGAGGTAAGCGCCATATTTGAAGCATCTGATGGCACGCTTTATATAGCTAACCCTTCACACCTGCATGTTTTGGAGGATGGGCAAATATCCCGGCAATATGCACTCAAACCGAATCAGGAAAGGCCAACCCGGTTATTACAAATAACTGAACATGATGACGGGTCTCTTTATTTAGCGGCCGGTGCTGCAGGTTTATATCAATTAAAAGCCGGAGCATTATCGCCGGTATTTGAAAGTCAATCCCCCCAATTTGTAACGGGAGTACAAAACTTTGATGGGCAAATCTATTTCTCCGATACAGAATTCATATACCGAATAGAGGAGGATGGTAACTTCTCAAAATTGAATGAAGAGCCCTTTCAATACATTCGCAATATTGTTGAATTAGACGAAGGTAAATTGGCTTTTCTTAGTGCACGTGATGGGCTGTACCTCTATGAAGATGAAGATGAAGATATAACGAACTACGGTTCCGGGCTGATTAACTATAATAACATCTATGACGCCGTGTATTGGCAAGACCGTTTGTTGTTAGGCACCTCTGCTGGTTTAGCCACTCTGGATAGAGATCAAATCACCCCGTTTCAAATCAGTAATTTTGATGATGTGGTCTTTTCCTTGCTGGTTGACCGAAACGATCAACTTTGGATTGGTACTTTTAATGGTGTGTTTAAATGGGATGGACAAACTTTGGAGCAATTTTCGGTGGCACAGGGGTTGACTGGAAACGAAATAAACAGGAATGCTTTAATACAGGATAAAGAAGGCGATATTTGGATTGGCACCGAACTGGGAGTGAGCGCCTATGATGAAGACGAGGATATGTCGGCCGAGAAAGACCCGGACTTATACTTTACATCCATAAGTACTGAAGATGACCGTGAATTGACTTTAGCTACTTCCCCGGAACTTGCGGCCACTCAGAACACGCTAACGTTCCGGTTCAAGGGAATCTCTTTCCTATATAATGACCGTATTTTTTACCGCTACCGGCTTTCGGGATTGGAGAACGACTGGAATTTCTCTAACAATTTCAGCAACCCCGGTGCCACTTACCGAAATCTCGATTCCGGCATTTACACCTTTGAGGTGCAGGCGCGTAATGAAATCAGTGACTGGAGTGAATCCAGGGAATTTACCTTTAGCATTGCAAAGCCTTTTTACAGTACCTGGTGGTTCTTTGGGTTGGCCGTCGTTTTGTTTGTTGTGATTATATATACAGCTCTTCATTTGCGTTATTTGTATTTGATTACCAAGCAGAAAAAGCTGAAAGAGATGGTGGATGAACGCACCAAAAGTATTACAGAGAAAAATGAGCAGATCAAATCTAAAAACGAAGAACTGATCCAGGTTAACAAAGAACTACATGAAAAGACCGACTCACTTAACTCTGCCCTGAAAAAGTTAGAAACAGCCCAGGTAAAACTCGTTCAGAAAGAGAAAATGGCAGCTTTGGGGGTTTTAACGGCCGGCGTGGCTCACGAGATCAATAACCCTGTGAACTACATCAAATCCGCCTCAGAAATCATTAACCAAATGATAGAAGAGGAAGACGATAAACTGGTTATCAAAGAGAAAGAGGTTTTTGAAGAAGTGTTCAATACCATTGAAATTGGAGTTGGGCGTATTGTGTCTATCGTCCGAAGCCTTGGTTCATTCAGCAGAACCAATGAGACTGACAAAGGTGACTGCGATATTAACGGTATTATCGACGAGTGTTTGCTGATTTTGAAAAATGAGTACAAAGGCCGGGTAGAAATTGTGAAAGACTACAGCCGGGACGCAGTCACTATTCAGGGCAATGAAGGCAAGTTGTACCAGTTGTTCACCAATCTTATTATGAATGCCATACAGGCTATAGAAGGAGAGGGGTCGGTTTTTCTCAAAACCCGGACTAAGGATCAGATCGTTTATATTGAAGTGAAAGACACCGGAAAAGGCTTTGACGATTCGGTAAAAGACAAGCTGTTTGACCCGTTCTTTACCACCAAAGATCCCGGAAAAGGCACCGGATTGGGGCTGTCTATTGCTTATAACATTGTGGAAGAACACGACGGAGAAATTCATTATGATTCAGCTCCCGGTGCCGGTACAACCGTAACCGTTAAATTTCCTGAAAAGCAGGAGCAATGA
- a CDS encoding response regulator, translating to MMSSKPVILYIDDEHINLFLFGRLMDKYFEVLTASSGPEGLRKLDEHPEIKVVITDLRMPKMDGLEFVEKAKSKFNDRPYLILSGFEKSDEVKEAIDEGLVQEYIQKPYSSEVVANRILESIPS from the coding sequence ATGATGTCATCCAAGCCGGTAATATTGTATATAGATGATGAGCACATCAACCTGTTTTTGTTTGGGCGGTTGATGGACAAATACTTTGAAGTGCTGACGGCATCTTCTGGACCGGAAGGATTGCGGAAGCTGGATGAGCACCCTGAAATTAAAGTGGTGATTACTGATCTGAGGATGCCAAAAATGGACGGCCTTGAATTCGTGGAGAAAGCAAAAAGCAAATTCAACGACAGGCCTTACCTGATCTTATCCGGCTTCGAGAAAAGCGATGAAGTCAAAGAAGCCATTGATGAAGGTTTGGTTCAGGAATACATCCAAAAACCGTATAGTTCTGAGGTGGTAGCCAACCGGATTTTGGAATCTATTCCATCCTAA
- a CDS encoding uracil-DNA glycosylase, translated as MNDPKEFLEKATRFLQQQREMYGDFSVHVEEKHETESEQVQEPNTSYKSESQDHQQPEVSEEKKAEVEVRKSPAELIEECSTLEELRALCEEAEELKTDLEGTNLVFGVGNPNADLMIVGEAPGYNEDQQGEPFVGQAGQLLDKIMAAIKFKRSDIYIANILKHRPPDNRDPEPEERQRSLPYLLKQIELIDPKLILCVGRISATTLLDKETSLGNLRGTFHEFHGRELMVTYHPAALLYNQKYKRPTWEDVQLLRKRYDELGGQP; from the coding sequence ATGAACGACCCTAAAGAATTTTTAGAAAAAGCCACCCGGTTCCTGCAGCAACAACGGGAAATGTATGGTGATTTTTCCGTGCACGTTGAGGAAAAACACGAGACTGAAAGTGAACAGGTCCAAGAACCGAATACATCCTATAAATCTGAATCACAGGACCATCAACAACCTGAAGTTTCCGAAGAAAAGAAAGCGGAAGTTGAGGTTCGGAAATCACCGGCAGAACTAATTGAAGAATGCTCAACTCTTGAAGAACTGAGAGCGCTTTGTGAGGAAGCCGAAGAACTGAAAACAGATCTCGAAGGTACCAATCTTGTATTTGGTGTAGGCAACCCTAACGCCGACCTGATGATTGTAGGAGAAGCTCCGGGTTACAATGAGGACCAACAGGGAGAGCCTTTTGTGGGTCAGGCCGGACAGCTGTTGGATAAAATAATGGCTGCCATCAAATTCAAACGGTCTGATATATACATTGCTAATATTCTTAAACACCGCCCACCTGATAACCGGGATCCGGAACCGGAAGAACGTCAGCGAAGCCTGCCCTACCTGCTTAAGCAGATTGAACTTATAGATCCGAAGCTCATTTTATGTGTGGGAAGGATATCAGCAACGACCCTGCTGGATAAAGAAACTTCTTTGGGTAATCTGAGAGGCACATTCCATGAATTCCATGGGCGGGAACTGATGGTTACTTATCATCCGGCAGCCTTGCTCTATAACCAAAAGTACAAGCGACCGACCTGGGAAGATGTGCAACTGCTCAGAAAAAGATACGATGAGTTGGGCGGGCAGCCCTGA
- a CDS encoding RNA methyltransferase yields the protein MNKLTTKEILKENLSRTAPKKLSSLKVLVHNIRSLHNVGSIFRSADAFGVSEIVLSGYSPTPPRPEINKTAIGAEEFVEWSYVEEGTEAIQKLKKDGYYIAGLEQTTDSVALPDFDPKSYGKICIVLGNEVTGIDDELLPLIDRFVAIPQFGQKHSLNVSVAAGVVLYAMLEKL from the coding sequence TTGAACAAACTTACTACGAAAGAAATTCTTAAGGAGAACCTCTCCAGAACAGCTCCCAAAAAGCTGAGCAGCTTAAAGGTGCTGGTTCATAACATCCGGAGTCTGCACAATGTAGGTTCAATTTTTCGTTCAGCCGATGCTTTTGGGGTTTCAGAGATTGTGCTTTCAGGTTACTCTCCTACTCCTCCCCGGCCTGAAATCAATAAGACAGCAATCGGAGCCGAAGAATTTGTAGAATGGTCGTATGTGGAGGAAGGCACTGAGGCCATCCAAAAGCTGAAGAAGGATGGGTACTACATAGCCGGACTGGAACAAACCACTGATAGTGTTGCCCTGCCTGATTTTGATCCGAAATCATACGGCAAAATTTGTATTGTTTTGGGGAATGAGGTCACCGGAATTGATGACGAACTTCTTCCTCTTATCGACCGCTTTGTGGCCATTCCCCAGTTTGGGCAAAAGCATTCCCTGAATGTATCGGTAGCGGCCGGAGTAGTTCTGTATGCAATGTTGGAGAAATTGTAG
- a CDS encoding TCR/Tet family MFS transporter, translating to MKQKRSAALIFIFITVLVDVIGLGIIIPVMPALIMELTGGGLSEASLYAGWITFTYAATQFLFAPVIGGLSDRFGRRPVLLFSLLGFGLDYILLGFAPTIVWLFIGRFLSGITGASYTTASAYIADISPPERRSQDFGLIGAAFGLGFIIGPSVGGILGEYGARIPFFAAAGLVLVNMIYGYFVLPESLSKENRRPFDWTRANPFGALKQVKKFPKIASLVGVFFLVYVANHATQSTWTYFTMEKFSWSEMTVGLSLGVVGLSVVAVQGGLIKVAIPKLGNNRTVYFGLMMYVLGFLGFAFANEGWMMFAVIVPFCVGGLATPALQGIISNEVPQNAQGELQGALTSLISFSAIFGPPMMTNLFGYFTSDIAPFYFPGAPFFLGAVLVIAAILWATKSLGIKEKVVVYGDD from the coding sequence ATGAAACAAAAGAGAAGCGCAGCGCTCATCTTCATTTTTATTACGGTATTGGTGGATGTAATCGGCCTGGGCATCATTATACCGGTAATGCCGGCTCTCATTATGGAGCTTACCGGCGGTGGATTAAGTGAAGCTTCGCTATATGCCGGCTGGATTACCTTTACTTATGCTGCAACTCAATTTTTGTTTGCTCCGGTAATAGGCGGACTCAGCGATCGGTTTGGCAGAAGGCCGGTTCTGCTATTCTCACTTTTAGGTTTTGGATTGGACTACATCCTGCTTGGTTTTGCGCCCACCATCGTTTGGTTGTTTATTGGGCGGTTTCTGTCTGGTATTACCGGAGCGAGTTATACCACAGCCAGTGCCTACATTGCGGATATCAGCCCACCCGAAAGAAGATCGCAGGACTTTGGGCTGATCGGCGCTGCTTTTGGCTTAGGATTTATAATCGGGCCATCTGTGGGAGGTATTTTAGGGGAATATGGTGCCAGAATTCCGTTTTTTGCCGCAGCAGGACTGGTGTTGGTAAACATGATATACGGCTATTTTGTACTTCCGGAGTCCCTTTCTAAAGAAAACCGGCGACCATTTGACTGGACAAGGGCCAATCCGTTCGGTGCGCTGAAGCAAGTAAAGAAGTTTCCCAAAATTGCGAGCCTGGTCGGAGTTTTCTTTTTGGTTTATGTAGCCAATCACGCCACACAAAGCACGTGGACCTATTTTACGATGGAGAAATTCAGCTGGAGCGAAATGACGGTAGGACTTTCCCTGGGAGTGGTAGGTTTATCAGTTGTGGCTGTACAGGGAGGATTGATCAAAGTGGCTATTCCCAAACTTGGCAACAACCGGACGGTTTATTTTGGGTTGATGATGTACGTGCTTGGCTTTCTTGGTTTTGCCTTTGCCAATGAGGGTTGGATGATGTTTGCGGTGATTGTTCCGTTCTGCGTAGGTGGATTAGCTACACCGGCTTTGCAGGGCATTATTTCTAATGAAGTCCCGCAAAATGCTCAGGGTGAACTACAGGGAGCGTTAACCAGCCTCATTAGCTTTTCGGCTATCTTTGGTCCGCCTATGATGACGAATCTGTTTGGGTATTTTACTTCAGATATAGCTCCGTTTTACTTTCCGGGGGCACCTTTCTTTCTTGGAGCGGTTTTAGTGATTGCAGCTATTCTCTGGGCTACAAAGTCGTTAGGGATTAAAGAGAAAGTAGTGGTGTACGGCGATGATTAA